TCGACCGCGCACGCCTGGAGATCGCCTGAAATACTGGGGTTGTTTATCCGCTTACCGAGTTCCTCGAGAGTGTGTTCGCCGTCCAGATCCCGCTGGATATGAAGAAGGACGGCCTGAACGCGTTCACGATACTGCTCGACGGTCGACGCCTTCTTTGCGGTGCTGCTCATGTGATCAAACATATCCGGAACCGCCCGATTCCGCCTGCCCGTTTTTGCGCTTTTTGCGGCTGCCTGCAAAGAGTGGATGATTAAACAGGTGGTGCTGACGCCTTCGATTCACCTTGCAAATGTCACGAGAAGGTGTGGACAACTGAGCCGAGCCGGTGGGTTTCTGCTGATTACTAACTGTCTCATAAGTATGGCGGCATAAAGGTTTTTCGTGTATACTCTTGGTATGACAGAGTTCGATGGGCGAAAAGTCAGTCACGAAGCTCTTGAGGAGCTTCGAATTCGTGCTGTGAAGTCGGTTCTTGCAGGGGAAAGTCCCGAAGTTGTTATCAAATCTATCGGGATGTCCCGTGGTTGCATCTATAAATGGCTTGCTGCCTACTACGAGGGTGGATTTGATGCTCTTCGCGCCAAGAAACTCTTCGGGCGCCCTCCAACTCTTTCGCCTTCCCAGATGAAATGGTTGTTCAGAACCGTAAAAAAGGATCCGCGGCAACTGCTCTTTTCCTTTGCTCTTTGGACTGCCAAAATGCTCGGCGAGGCCCTCTATCGCAAGTATGGTGTCAGAGTGAGCAAGGCAACAATGTGCCGTGTTCTTCGCCGCATGGGACTTTCGCCTCAGAAGCCGCTTCATCGGGCAATTCAACAGAACCCCAAGGCTGTCGAACATTGGCTTACCACGGAATATCCCAACATTCAGGAATCTGCCAGACAGGCCGGAGCAACGATTTACTTCGGTGATGAAGCAGATGTTTCTTCCAGTCATCACAGTGGCACAACGTGGGGCGAGGAGGGGAACACCCCAGCCATACGAACGACCGGAAAGCATTTCAGAGTGTCTATGATTTCCGCAGTAACAGCTCGTGGAGACATGCGTTTTATGGTGGTAGATGGGACAATACGCACCGGAGAATTTTGTACGTTTCTTCAACGGCTGATGACCAACGCCAAGACACCTGTCTTTTTGATTCTGGACAACCTTGGTATTCATAAGACAGCTCGAGTCAGAGAGTTTGTAGAATCAACCAATGGAAAACTCAGGCTCTTCTTCCTTCCGCCATATTCTCCGGTTCTCAATCCTGATGAACTGGTCTGGAACGAACTCAAAGGCAAAATGGGCCGCACGACGTCGAGAACCAAGGATGAATTGAAGGCCAAAGTGCATGGTTTCATGCGGGAAATCCAGAGAACACCAAAGAAGGTTGCCCGATATTTTCAAGAATCTCATGTAAAATATGCTGCATAATAGTCTTCCTACTTATGAGACAGTTGGTATGTTCGAGAAAACAAGGAACGTTCAGGAAATGCCGATACAGAAATGACAGTTAAAAATGAAAATGGAAATTACTTTATCATTGGTGAAAAGCAGAATATTCGTTGATCGCAAGTCAGATTAACAGGACAGGAGCACGTGCATTGAAAATAATGCAGATCAGTAAAGCTTTCACGCTGATCGAACCAGGTCCGGTTGTCTTCGTTACGACGAACGACGGAATGAAGAACAACATCATGACGATCTCGTGGACGATGGTGATGGACTTCACACCGAAGTTTGCCATCACCACCGGGCCATGGAACTATTCCTATGCCGCACTCCGAGAAACGAAGGACTGTGTCATTTCAATTCCTACAAAGGATCAGCTGGATAAGGTCGTTGGAGTGGGAACATGTTCCGGTGCCGACACGGACAAATTCGAAACGTTCGGACTGACTCCAGTGGAAGGAAGACATGTCAGAGCGCCCTTGATCAAGGAATGCCTGGCGAATATCGAATGCAACGTTATCGATATCGTCGAAAAGCACAATATCGTGGTATTGGAAGGCATTGCTGCATATTTTGACCATTCACGAAAAGAGAAGCGAACCGTTCACGCCGTTGGTGACGGAACGTTTATCGTGGACGGGCGCACGTTGAACCGTAGAGAAATGATGAAGTCAAAGCTTCCGGACGGTATCTAGCCCTTTGTTCTCATGCCGTTCATGCATGACATGAAAAGCCCACTGAAAGTGGTGGTGTACGCTACCGGAAGGAGATCATGTGGAACGAAATATCACGATCAGGAGTGAAACATCCGGCGACGTCGAAGCCATTTCAGAGGTGACGATCGAGGCGTTCAAAACCCTCGACTTCAGCAGTCACACCGAGCAGTTCATCGTCGCGGCGCTGAGGGCGGCGAACGCTCTTGCCGTTTCGCTTGTCGCCGAACTTGATGGACGGGTGGTCGGGCATATCGCTTTTTCGCCCGTGACGATGTCGGACGGCACGCCCGGTTGGTATGGCCTCGGGCCCGTATCGGTACTGCCGGAGCATCAGCGAATAGGCATCGGTTCGGCCCTCATACGGGAAGGCTTGTCGCGGCTGCGGAAGATGAATGCCCGAGGCTGCTGTCTTGTTGGGCATCCCGGATACTATACGAAATTCGGATTCATCAATACGCCGGATCTCGTCTTCGAGGGCGTGCCGCCCGAGGTGTTCTTCGCTCTCTCCTTCGATGGCCGGGTCCCGCGCGGCAGCGTCGCCTTCCACGACGCGTTCAAGGCTGACCACTGAAGTATATATAATAATATATGAATGAAATGCGTGTGAACGAGACTTCAGATGTTCTGAACAGGCTGCTCGAGGCGGAGCGGGCGGGGGTAAAAGTGCTTGGTGCGCTCATTTCCGGTATCGCCGACCCCGAAATCCGGGAGATGGCGAAGCGGTTCCTGCGGGATGAAGGCATGAACTGCCAGATTCTCAAGACGATGATCGAGAATGCCGGCTATCCGGTCTCGCAGCGAACGGGCGACTTCGTCCGGAAAGTCGAAGCTCTGCCGACCGTCGAAGAAAAACTGGAATTGCTCGTCAAGGGCCAGGAATGGGTCGCAAAACAGATTCGCCGTTCCCGCGCCTTCGGCATGAAAGTCTCCGACCGAATGCTTCTCGAATCGATCCGAATCCAGCACGAAGAGAACGTCGACGCTCTGAAAGAACTCCTCGGCCCCGGGCGATGAGAAAACGGTTCATCGGAACATGGCTTCTGACGATTTGTTTCGGTTTCGTCTTGATTTCGCCATCTGAAACCGCCCCGGCGCCGACAGACAATTCCGAACCGAGAAAAGCGACAGCGCTTGAAGAGGTGGTTCGAGACCGCGAAGAAATAAAACGAGCCATCCGGTCAGGACGCCTCGACGATACGCCGGGAGGCCGCGCCTACGCATTCGACGCGGGGATCCCTGTGGCTGACGGCTGGTTGTTCGTAACGGGCGGCTCGTTCGCTCTCAGTAGCGACGATATCGTCGTGTTCGCTCTGTATCATCCGGAAAAAGAGATTCTCAGGATTCTCTTCGCGCAGTATACCGGCACCGTCGAGAGCGGGCGATATCTCATCGACCCTGACGGCCGCGGGATCATCATCAGCCAGGAATGCCTCGGCAACGATCCTCCGCGACGGTTCATCATCAGCCGGGGCATTCCCCGTGAGGACGCCGCTTTTCGCGACGCGTTCGCCGCAGCCTTCCGCGGGCTGGCCTCGCGGCTCGAGTTGTCGCCGACAGGCTGGCACTATTCGCGCACCCTTTCGTTCAACAGCAGCGATCGCGCCCCGCAACTCGATCTGACGATTCATCCGATGGCGGATACCCCCCAAGCATGTGAGTATGCCGTTTCTATGATCTATCGCGATGGCATGGTCATCGTGATGCCGCTCGTTTCGCGCATCGGATCGAAGGTGATGAGGCCATAGAGCGTTCAAATTTCGGGACGCTCTGCGAAATTGTGTTGTCAGAAATGAGATTTCAACGTATTATTCCCAGTTTTTATCGAAACGTACCCCGTTGCCGTGCGGGAATGCACGGGAAATTTGGAGAGACAGAGAATTGTGAGGCAAAACACGACTGTGTACCCCTTTGCACTATCTGAGCGGATGAAATCGTCTGCCCGCATTCCGGCGTTGATCGGCATGGTGGCGTTCCTGGCCCTTCTCGGAACGATGATGGCTGGCTGCGGAAGCGGCGCTTCGGAAGGCCGTTCGAGCAGCTGGATGGGCCTGCCTACGGAGACGCTTCGGGGCGTCGGTCCTTCCGTGACCGTCGTGCCGGCGTCGAGCGTGCTCACCGCCGGAAAATCCATGCCGGTCGTCGTCTACGTCAAAGACAAGTATGGTCATGCCGTTGCGGACAGCACGCCGGTCACGGTCGGCTCGAAACTCGGCAGTTCCGTCAGCTCGAGTGGAGACATGGAAACGAAGAACGGCGTCGTTCAGTGTACCGTCACGGCCGGTCAGGATGCCGGCGTCGAGATGCTTACGTTCTCCTCGCCGGTGGCCATCGGATCGACGACCTTCGAGATCGTCTATCAGCAGAAGGCTCCGCCGCGCGTGTCGGTCTCACCCGTTGCCGATTCCGTGAAGGTTTCGGCGACCCTGCCGGTCGTCGTCTTCGTCACGAACGCCAGCGGAGTGCCGCTGGACAGCGAAGTCAAGATGTTCTGCCTGGCAGGCGGAACCTTCGATAAAGATTCGGGAAGCGCGAGCGGCGGCGTGTTCCTGACCGAGTTCACGGCCCCGGCCGTCCAGGGCGTCTGCTGGATTTCGGCGATCGTCGACGGGAAGACGGCATCCACCTCGGTTGCCGTTCTGCCGTAAGATCCGGAGGAAAGCGGTGTCGAACATGAAAAACCAGATCAAGAGCCTTCTCATCTCCCTGGCCGTTCTAGCCACGTTGTCCATCATCCTCACCGGATGCGATAACTCGTCGGGGCCCACCACGACTGACCTTTCGGAAGGATCCGGCTACAGAATCCGGATGTCGATCTCCGAGGACACCCTTCCTTCCGGCGGCAGCACCATCGTCACCGCGGCGATTTTCGACGAGACGGGGCAGCCGGCGGCCGACGCCGATGACAGCGTCGCCTTTGCCTTCAGCGACAAAGGCGGCGATTGGTCGGGATTGTCAGACGGGAAAGCCGATCTGAAGGGCGGTGTCGCGCTGGCGACCCTCAAATGGGATGACCCGTCCTCCGGCGAAACCGTCGAGCCGTCGAGAACCGCCTGGATCTCCGCCGCCTACCGCGGCGCCGTCGCCAAAATCCAGGTTCGCCTGGTTTCCGTGTCCTTCTGATACGGCAATGCCGCACTTCGCATCCCGTTCCGAAAGAGGTTCGAAACCGATGAAAAAGAATCGTTATGATATAATACTCATTGTAATTGTATTGGCGGCCATGGTCTCGTTGACGGGGCCGTCGTATGCCGAATCGACATCCGATGACGCCTCGACGGTGACAACCGACGAGCAGGATACGGCCTCCGCCTCCGAGACAGCCTCCGACGCAGCGACCGTCAACCCCGACGAGCAGACCGCATCCGAAACCGTGGCCGCGGGCAGCGACGAGTTCAGCGAGGAGTATGTTCCCTCGACCAGGTCGGTCGTCAACAAGTCGAAAAACTGTACGACCGTCTATCTGATGTACACCCGCACCGAAGATATCATGAAGACCCTGACGCCCCTGTTCGAGAACGAAACCGGCGCGGGCGACATCAAGATCGCCGAGAATCCGATCACCAACGCGATTCTCATCAAGTCCAAAGACCCCGAGTCGCCGATCGTGAAGGACGTCGAAGAGGTCATCCGCAGCCTCGACTTCCGGACGGGCCAGGTGATGATCGACGTGCTGGTCGTCGATGTGACGATTTCCGACAACGAGACCTACGGCCTCGAAATGAAGTCGCTCACGAGCAACCCCTTCAATTCGAAGGAGTCGATGCTGACGGTCGGAGCGGACCACGGAACGATCGACAAGAACGATCCCTCCGCCGCCGTCGACGGGTTCAAGGCGTTCCTCACCTCGCAGAACAAGCTGAAAATGTTCCTGAACGCCACGAAGAAGAAGGGGAACGTGAAGGTTCTCTCGTCACCCCACATCATCGCGGCGAACCATCGCACGGCGACGTTCAAGATCGGCGAGAAGCTTCCCCTCATCGAGTCGGTGCGCCCGTCCGACGCCGGCCCGATCAAGACGTTCGACATCAAGGACGTCGGCCTCGAGCTGAACGTGACCCCGCACATCAACATGAGCGGCCAGATCGATATCGAGGTGCACCAGACGATCAACGGCGTCGGCTCCTACGACGCGAAGGAAGGGACGGCCCGCATGACCATGCGCGAGGCCCAGACGAACCTGACCGTCGCCAACGGCGAAACCATCGTTCTCGGCGGTTTCATCGAGGAAAAGTCCGACGTCACGGAAAAGCGGATTCCCGGCCTCAGCAACATTCCGATCATCGGCAAGGCGTTCACGAGCAAGACGAAAACCCGCGGCAAGAGCGAGTTGATGGTGTTCCTCACCCCGAAGATTCTCGACACGACCGAAGACGCTCAGCACGCCACCGAGCTCAAGCGCCGCCGTATCTCGGAAAAGAAAGACGTCGCACGCCTGCTGAAACAGATGCGACAGCAGCGCGTCCCCCTGCCCGCCTCCGAATCCGTCATCATCGACCGCCGCTCGAGCGACTGGCAGTATGATTTCGACCGCCCCGAGATCGACGATATCGCCTGGGATTACCCGGTTGCCGTGAACCCCGCATCGTTCACTCTTTCAAAGACCGGCTCCTGTCCCTTCGGCTTCGGTTCCTCGCACCGGCTGACCCCGGCTCTCGTGAAGACGTATCTCAAGCCGTCGGAAGGCGTTATGTTCCGCAAGGATTTCCGGGTCGACCGGCCCGATCTGTTCAGGACCCTGACGCTCAAGGTCGCCAGCAACGATGCGGCCGTCGTCTACCTGAACGGGAAGATGATCGATGAAGACCCGCTGATGAAAGTCCGCGACGGCCACGACTACGATTATTGGAACCGGGTTCGCGCCGATATCCCCGCCTCGCTGCTGCAGCCCGGCATGAATACGATCACGGTCCTGCTCGGAAGCGACAAGACGACCGAAGACGGGTATTTCGACCTGATGCTGGTGGGCAAGAGATAGCAGATGCCGACGCACGCAGCGATCCGCGCAGTGAATATAGTAATATATATATTCATGCTCGTATCGTTCGCCGCCTGCTCTTATTCCGCTTCGGCCGCGAATCTCGAGAAGAAGGAGATCACCGTCAGAAGGGGAAGCCGGGACTACTCCTGCCTCCTGATCCGAAGCCAGGTGAACCCGTCGCAGTGGTTCTGCATGCTGACGAACCCGGCCTTGGCCGAATATCAGGAAGACAAGGTTACCCATCCGAATCTCTGGTACTACCGGTTCCAACGGCCCGACCCCCGCAATCCTAACCGGATGCAGGATTTCGGCGTTCTCCGGTGCGGCTTCGCGTTGTTTCCGCCGCCTGACGTAGTGCGGACCCTGGTTTCCAGGCTGCCACGGTCGGGGCGCGGGCCGACGACGATCCGCATGCTGCCGGCCGACGAGATGGAGATACG
Above is a genomic segment from Candidatus Ozemobacteraceae bacterium containing:
- a CDS encoding flavin reductase family protein; translation: MKIMQISKAFTLIEPGPVVFVTTNDGMKNNIMTISWTMVMDFTPKFAITTGPWNYSYAALRETKDCVISIPTKDQLDKVVGVGTCSGADTDKFETFGLTPVEGRHVRAPLIKECLANIECNVIDIVEKHNIVVLEGIAAYFDHSRKEKRTVHAVGDGTFIVDGRTLNRREMMKSKLPDGI
- a CDS encoding IS630 family transposase, translated to MTEFDGRKVSHEALEELRIRAVKSVLAGESPEVVIKSIGMSRGCIYKWLAAYYEGGFDALRAKKLFGRPPTLSPSQMKWLFRTVKKDPRQLLFSFALWTAKMLGEALYRKYGVRVSKATMCRVLRRMGLSPQKPLHRAIQQNPKAVEHWLTTEYPNIQESARQAGATIYFGDEADVSSSHHSGTTWGEEGNTPAIRTTGKHFRVSMISAVTARGDMRFMVVDGTIRTGEFCTFLQRLMTNAKTPVFLILDNLGIHKTARVREFVESTNGKLRLFFLPPYSPVLNPDELVWNELKGKMGRTTSRTKDELKAKVHGFMREIQRTPKKVARYFQESHVKYAA
- a CDS encoding N-acetyltransferase, coding for MERNITIRSETSGDVEAISEVTIEAFKTLDFSSHTEQFIVAALRAANALAVSLVAELDGRVVGHIAFSPVTMSDGTPGWYGLGPVSVLPEHQRIGIGSALIREGLSRLRKMNARGCCLVGHPGYYTKFGFINTPDLVFEGVPPEVFFALSFDGRVPRGSVAFHDAFKADH
- a CDS encoding DUF6306 domain-containing protein, whose amino-acid sequence is MNETSDVLNRLLEAERAGVKVLGALISGIADPEIREMAKRFLRDEGMNCQILKTMIENAGYPVSQRTGDFVRKVEALPTVEEKLELLVKGQEWVAKQIRRSRAFGMKVSDRMLLESIRIQHEENVDALKELLGPGR